In the genome of Bradyrhizobium arachidis, one region contains:
- a CDS encoding IS110 family transposase yields MSQKLNAAIAVIGIDIGKNSFHIVGQDHRGAIVLRQKWSRGQVETRLANLPPCLIGMEACVGAHHLSRKLQVLGHDARLMPAKYVRPYSKGQKNDFRDAEAIAEAVQRPTMKFVATKTADQLDLQALHRVRDRLVGQRTGAINQIRAFLLERGIAVRQGPHSLRFELPGILATRTDVLSPRMLPIIEGLAEDWRRLDERIEGLSGEIETLARQDRACQRLMTVPGIGPIISSAMVAAIGTGDVFSKGRDFGAWLGLVPKQISTGDRTILGSISRRGNRYLRALFVQAAWVVLVKVKCWERYGLNSWIEAAKKRLHHNVLAIALANKLARIAWAVLNKGRAFACVKMEETVSRPA; encoded by the coding sequence ATGTCTCAGAAACTCAACGCGGCGATCGCCGTGATCGGCATCGACATCGGCAAAAACTCGTTCCACATCGTGGGTCAGGATCACCGCGGTGCCATCGTGCTGCGGCAGAAGTGGTCGCGCGGCCAGGTGGAAACGCGGCTCGCCAACCTGCCGCCGTGCTTGATCGGTATGGAGGCCTGCGTAGGCGCCCATCATCTCAGCCGCAAACTCCAAGTACTTGGCCACGACGCCCGCCTGATGCCAGCGAAATACGTGCGCCCGTATTCGAAGGGACAGAAGAATGACTTCCGAGATGCGGAAGCCATCGCCGAGGCTGTCCAACGCCCGACCATGAAGTTCGTCGCGACCAAGACCGCCGATCAGCTCGACCTTCAGGCACTGCACCGCGTCCGCGATCGATTGGTCGGTCAGCGTACCGGCGCGATCAATCAGATCCGTGCGTTCCTGCTGGAACGGGGCATCGCCGTGCGGCAAGGCCCGCATTCCCTGCGGTTCGAGTTGCCAGGTATCTTGGCAACACGCACTGATGTGCTCTCGCCTCGCATGTTGCCCATCATCGAGGGTCTGGCGGAAGACTGGCGCCGGCTGGATGAGCGTATCGAGGGTCTATCTGGCGAGATCGAAACACTAGCCCGTCAAGATAGGGCCTGCCAGCGACTGATGACGGTGCCTGGCATTGGCCCAATCATCTCGAGCGCAATGGTGGCTGCGATCGGCACCGGAGACGTGTTCTCGAAAGGCCGCGACTTCGGCGCCTGGCTTGGACTTGTTCCGAAGCAGATATCGACCGGCGACCGCACGATCCTCGGCAGTATATCAAGGCGCGGTAATCGCTACCTGCGCGCGCTGTTCGTGCAAGCCGCGTGGGTTGTTCTGGTAAAGGTCAAGTGCTGGGAGCGCTATGGCCTCAACTCTTGGATCGAAGCCGCCAAGAAGCGATTGCACCACAACGTGCTGGCGATTGCGCTCGCCAACAAGCTCGCCCGGATCGCCTGGGCGGTCCTCAACAAGGGACGCGCCTTCGCGTGCGTCAAGATGGAGGAGACGGTGTCCCGACCTGCTTGA
- a CDS encoding SLOG family protein, with amino-acid sequence MRFLDMLHAVHGFTLVIHGDAKGADWCADRWATKNRLPIERFPAHWKLHHNGAGPIRNRQMLDEAKPGLVIAFPGGSGTADMMKQAREAGVRVIDLSKERNRIAVTEQWRIATRTGALSQAAPSSASPKITTAGAQPTASATAMETSGRSER; translated from the coding sequence ATGCGCTTCCTCGACATGCTGCACGCCGTCCACGGCTTCACTCTGGTGATCCATGGCGATGCAAAGGGCGCAGACTGGTGCGCCGACCGCTGGGCCACCAAAAATCGCCTCCCCATCGAGCGATTTCCCGCGCACTGGAAGCTCCATCACAACGGAGCTGGGCCGATCCGCAATCGGCAGATGCTCGATGAGGCCAAGCCGGGGCTGGTGATCGCGTTCCCCGGCGGCAGCGGCACCGCCGACATGATGAAGCAGGCGCGCGAGGCGGGCGTGCGCGTCATCGATCTCTCGAAAGAGCGGAACAGGATAGCAGTAACAGAGCAATGGCGGATCGCGACGAGAACGGGCGCTTTATCTCAAGCCGCGCCCAGCTCGGCCTCCCCGAAAATAACGACAGCAGGAGCGCAGCCGACCGCATCCGCGACCGCTATGGAGACTTCCGGCCGCTCGGAACGCTGA
- a CDS encoding DUF7178 family protein — protein MSPEEAAKAYINQAAGNIRFLYENSPADLQRRAPLWYEGANRISDALAQRWGVPRQSASAALASLSPQKDWFMNASLGERVGDIVTGNPRATADMAAWAAANPKLAADPKAMEAIRAIEGKRLDQVDPDQAALFVRAYDEAHNPRNYRSVLPEGDYGDFVRTASGDPAKVAWGTFADINKAVRAIQSGGDMDTLSPLLGAKHKVRSFYNNIEVPNDPRFGDITGDTHQVAAAQMRPLSGSSEAVIQHLASGGPAGSVNAKSSAVTGVQGTYGLVADATRQFAKEYGMLPRAAQSATWEPIRELFPADWKTAKNATAVDDIWKAVDRGELSVDQARRAIFDVAGGIGTPEWLRGGIDTRAPQLGSTYR, from the coding sequence ATGTCGCCCGAGGAGGCGGCGAAGGCCTATATCAATCAGGCCGCAGGCAACATACGGTTCCTGTACGAAAACTCGCCCGCCGACCTCCAGCGCCGCGCGCCGCTCTGGTACGAGGGCGCAAACCGGATTTCGGATGCGCTGGCGCAGCGCTGGGGCGTGCCCCGGCAGAGCGCCTCGGCCGCCCTGGCGTCGCTGTCGCCGCAGAAAGACTGGTTCATGAATGCCTCGCTCGGCGAGCGCGTCGGCGACATCGTCACCGGCAACCCGCGCGCGACCGCCGACATGGCGGCGTGGGCTGCAGCCAACCCGAAGCTCGCTGCGGACCCCAAGGCGATGGAGGCGATCCGCGCCATCGAGGGCAAGCGGCTCGATCAGGTCGATCCCGATCAGGCTGCGCTGTTCGTGCGCGCCTATGACGAGGCGCATAATCCGCGCAATTATCGCTCGGTGCTGCCGGAAGGCGACTATGGGGACTTCGTCAGGACCGCGAGCGGCGATCCGGCCAAGGTCGCCTGGGGCACCTTCGCCGACATCAACAAGGCGGTGCGCGCAATCCAGTCGGGCGGCGACATGGACACGCTTTCGCCGTTGCTCGGCGCCAAGCACAAGGTGCGCAGTTTTTACAACAACATCGAGGTGCCGAACGATCCGCGCTTCGGTGACATCACGGGCGACACCCATCAGGTCGCCGCCGCCCAGATGCGCCCGTTGTCGGGTTCCTCGGAGGCGGTGATCCAGCATCTGGCCTCCGGCGGGCCTGCGGGCTCAGTTAACGCCAAGTCGAGCGCCGTGACTGGCGTCCAGGGCACCTACGGCTTAGTGGCTGATGCGACTCGACAATTTGCTAAGGAGTACGGAATGCTCCCGCGCGCCGCACAAAGTGCGACCTGGGAGCCGATCCGTGAACTCTTCCCAGCCGACTGGAAAACCGCTAAAAATGCGACAGCTGTCGATGACATTTGGAAAGCGGTGGACCGTGGTGAACTCTCAGTCGATCAAGCACGGCGAGCGATCTTCGACGTTGCGGGCGGAATTGGTACGCCTGAGTGGCTACGAGGCGGCATTGACACTCGTGCTCCGCAACTTGGATCAACATATCGGTAG
- the terL gene encoding phage terminase large subunit, with amino-acid sequence MPPGSAKSTYASVLFPPWCMAQHPKAQFLAASHTTELAERWGRRVRNLIAEQTSILGIHPDDNNQAAGRWAIKEGGEYLAAGARIGIAGFRALFGVIDDPLRSREDAESQTVRDRLWEWYLYDFRTRLIPGARQLLIQTRWHEDDLAGRALNHQPWEVISLPAEAKAYDQLGRAVGEFLWSDGEYGYGEQLRDLKETTPPRVWSALYQQAPAPEEGDYFEEQWFKPLHIQPVHELMRCYGGSDYAVTADGGDYAVHVVVGVDHIGNLYLLDVWRGQKTSDVWIEAFCDLVAKYRPLAWAEETGQIKSAVGPFLEKRMRERRVYVNREQFPTRGDKAVRARAIQGRLALDGIYYARNAPWAADLFAELMNFPASKHDDQVDALGLVGQLLDRMVVGRLAPGRSVAEPLDGYRAHSRIKSVDPMTL; translated from the coding sequence ATGCCGCCCGGCAGCGCCAAGAGCACCTATGCCTCGGTGCTGTTTCCGCCCTGGTGCATGGCGCAGCACCCCAAGGCGCAGTTTCTCGCCGCCTCGCACACCACTGAGCTGGCCGAACGCTGGGGCAGGCGGGTTCGCAACCTGATTGCCGAGCAGACCTCGATCCTCGGCATCCACCCCGACGACAACAACCAAGCGGCCGGGCGCTGGGCGATCAAGGAGGGCGGCGAATATCTCGCGGCCGGCGCGCGCATCGGCATCGCGGGCTTCCGCGCGCTGTTTGGCGTGATCGACGATCCGCTGCGCAGCAGGGAGGACGCCGAGAGCCAGACCGTCCGGGACCGGCTCTGGGAATGGTATCTGTACGATTTCCGCACGCGCCTGATCCCCGGCGCGCGGCAGCTGCTGATCCAGACGCGGTGGCACGAGGATGACCTCGCCGGGCGCGCGCTCAATCACCAGCCATGGGAAGTGATTTCGCTCCCGGCCGAAGCCAAGGCGTACGACCAGCTCGGGCGCGCCGTCGGCGAGTTTCTGTGGAGCGATGGCGAATACGGCTATGGCGAACAGCTCCGCGACCTGAAGGAGACGACGCCGCCGCGGGTGTGGAGCGCGCTTTATCAGCAGGCGCCCGCGCCTGAAGAGGGCGACTACTTCGAGGAGCAGTGGTTCAAGCCGCTGCACATCCAGCCGGTCCACGAACTGATGCGCTGCTACGGCGGCAGCGACTACGCGGTCACCGCCGACGGCGGCGACTATGCGGTGCATGTCGTCGTCGGCGTCGACCACATCGGCAATCTGTATTTGCTCGACGTCTGGCGCGGGCAGAAGACCTCGGACGTCTGGATCGAGGCGTTCTGCGACCTCGTCGCGAAATATCGGCCGCTCGCCTGGGCGGAAGAGACCGGCCAGATCAAGTCTGCGGTCGGGCCGTTCCTCGAGAAACGCATGCGCGAGCGCCGCGTCTATGTGAACCGCGAGCAGTTTCCGACGCGCGGCGACAAGGCGGTGCGGGCGCGCGCGATCCAGGGTCGCCTCGCGCTCGACGGCATCTACTACGCCAGGAATGCACCCTGGGCCGCGGACCTGTTCGCGGAGCTGATGAATTTTCCGGCGTCGAAACATGACGACCAAGTCGACGCTCTCGGCCTCGTCGGCCAGCTGCTCGACCGCATGGTCGTCGGCAGGCTGGCTCCTGGCCGCTCGGTCGCGGAGCCGCTTGACGGCTATCGCGCACATTCTCGCATCAAGTCCGTGGACCCCATGACGCTATGA